The genomic window GATTCTCGGTCTGGTCGATCTGGTCGGTGATGGTGCTGTTCATGCCCGCCGACAAGTTCGGCATCGATCCCGCGGGCAAGTTCTTCCTCGCCGCGCTGCCGACGCTGGTCGGCGGATTGCTGCGCATTCCCTACACCGTGGCCACCGCCCGGTTCGGCGGACGCAACTGGACCATCTTCAGTGCGTTCCTGCTGGTCATCCCGACGCTGCTGACGCTGTACTTCGTCAACCAGCCGGGCACCTCGTACACGACCTTCATGATCGTGGCCGCGTTCGCGGGCTTCGGCGGCGGCAACTTCGCCTCCTCGATGACCAACATCAACGCCTTCTACCCGCAGCGGCTCAAGGGCTGGGCCCTCGGTCTGAACGCGGCAGGCGGCAACATCGGCGTGCCGGTCATCCAGCTGCTCGGCCTGCTCGTCCTCGCGACCCTCGGCGACGGCTACGGCTCCCTGATCTGCGCCGTCTACCTGGTGCTCGTCGCGCTGACCGCGGTCGGCGCCGCGCTCTACATGGACAACCTGAAGAACCAGAAGGCCGACCTGTCCTACATGGTGACGGCGCTGAAGGTGCCGCAGTCCTGGGCCATCGCCTTCCTCTACATCGGCACCTTCGGTTCGTTCATCGGTTACAGCTTCGCCTTCGCCCAGATCTTGCAGATCAGCTTCAAGGCAGGCGGCGACACCGCCGCGCAGGCCGCCGTGCACGCCGCGTCGATCGCCTTCATCGGCCCGCTGTTGGG from Nocardia bhagyanarayanae includes these protein-coding regions:
- a CDS encoding nitrate/nitrite transporter produces the protein MLSTLTRNHNIEHWDAEDVAAWEAGGKDIAKRNLIWSVFAEHVGFSVWSIWSVMVLFMPADKFGIDPAGKFFLAALPTLVGGLLRIPYTVATARFGGRNWTIFSAFLLVIPTLLTLYFVNQPGTSYTTFMIVAAFAGFGGGNFASSMTNINAFYPQRLKGWALGLNAAGGNIGVPVIQLLGLLVLATLGDGYGSLICAVYLVLVALTAVGAALYMDNLKNQKADLSYMVTALKVPQSWAIAFLYIGTFGSFIGYSFAFAQILQISFKAGGDTAAQAAVHAASIAFIGPLLGSLARPYGGKWADRIGGSKVTIFVFAAMMAATLVVGMASTVADGNGGVASGGVMTVMVIGFIALFVLSGFGNGAVTKIIPSVFDAKSKSLDASPSVQAAWSQNTSGALIGVVGAIGALGGVGINLVLRTSYASTNSATTAFWVFMAFYVACAAVTWFVFLRRPTMAADSDVVHEAEALVLEAEAAASKSNSSARA